One window of the Oncorhynchus mykiss isolate Arlee chromosome 5, USDA_OmykA_1.1, whole genome shotgun sequence genome contains the following:
- the LOC110524231 gene encoding E3 ubiquitin-protein ligase MARCHF2, whose protein sequence is MTTGECCHLPGSLCDCTGNAALSKSVEESDNCRSQYVTQVTAKDGRLLSTVIKPVSTQSDGPICRICHEGANSEGLLSPCDCTGTLGTVHKSCLEKWLSSSNTSYCELCHTEFTIERKPRSLTEWMRDPGPRNEKRTLFCDMLCFLFITPLAAISGWLCLRGAQDHLHFNSRLEAVGLIALTIALFTIYVLWTLVSFRYHCQLYSEWRRTNQKVRLLLPDAKGGHSSQHSLLSTKLLKKTADETIV, encoded by the exons ATGACGACAGGGGAGTGTTGCCACCTCCCGGGCTCTCTGTGTGACTGCACTGGCAACGCTGCCCTGTCCAAAAGCGTGGAGGAGTCGGATAACTGCAGATCACAGTATGTCACCCAGGTCACAGCTAAAGATGGACGGCTGCTCTCCACTGTCATCAAACCCGTGAGCACACAGAG CGATGGGCCAATCTGCCGGATCTGCCATGAGGGGGCCAACAGCGAGGGCCTCCTGTCCCCCTGCGACTGCACAGGGACTCTGGGCACAGTGCACAAGAGCTGCCTGGAGAAGTGGCTCTCCTCCTCCAACACCAGTTACTGTGAGCTGTGCCACACAGAGTTCACAATTGAACGGAAGCCCAGGTCCCTCACAGAG TGGATGCGGGACCCGGGCCCTCGGAACGAGAAGCGCACGTTGTTCTGTGACATGCTGTGCTTCCTGTTCATCACGCCCCTGGCAGCCATCTCTGGCTGGCTGTGTCTGAGGGGAGCTCAGGACCACCTGCACTTCAACAGCAGACTGGAGGCCGTGGGCCTCATCGCCCTCACCATCGCCCTCTTCACCATTTACGTCCTCTGGACTCTG GTATCATTCCGCTACCACTGTCAGCTCTACTCTGAGTGGAGACGAACCAACCAGAAAGTACGCCTGCTCCTTCCAGACGCGAAGGGTGGGCATTCTAGCCAGCATTCCTTGCTCTCCACGAAGCTGCTGAAAAAGACAGCTGACGAGACCATAGTATGA
- the LOC110524236 gene encoding ras-related protein Rab-11B: MGTRDDEYDYLFKVVLIGDSGVGKSNLLSRFTRNEFNLESKSTIGVEFATRSIQVDGKMIKAQIWDTAGQERYRAITSAYYRGAVGALLVYDIAKHLTYENVERWLKELRDHADNNIVIMLVGNKSDLRHLRAVPTDEARAFAEKNTLSFIETSALDSTNVEEAFKNILTEIHRIVSQKQIADRSAHDESPGNNVVDISVPPTTDGQKNKLPCCQSL; encoded by the exons ATGGGAACCCGAGACGACGAATACGACTATCTATTCAAAG TGGTGCTGATCGGAGACTCTGGTGTGGGGAAGAGTAACCTACTGTCCCGTTTCACACGGAATGAGTTCAACCTGGAGAGCAAAAGCACCATCGGTGTGGAATTCGCCACCCGCAGCATCCAGGTGGACGGCAAGATGATAAAGGCCCAGATCTGGGATACAGCTGGACAGGAGCGCTACAGAGCCATCACCTCAGC GTACTACCGGGGGGCGGTGGGGGCTCTCCTAGTGTACGACATTGCCAAGCATCTAACCTATGAAAATGTGGAGCGCTGGCTGAAGGAGCTGAGGGATCATGCTGATAACAACATTGTCATCATGCTGGTGGGCAACAAGAGTGACCTGCGCCACCTCAGGGCAGTGCCCACAGACGAGGCTCGCGCCTTCGCAG aAAAGAATACGCTATCATTTATTGAGACCTCCGCTTTGGACTCCACTAATGTAGAAGAGGCGTTCAAGAACATCCTCACAG AAATCCACCGAATCGTATCACAGAAGCAGATAGCTGACAGATCAGCACATGACGAGTCTCCAGGCAACAATGTAGTGGACATCAGTGTCCCCCCCACCACTGATGGGCAGAAAAACAAACTACCATGCTGCCAAAGCCTGTGA
- the LOC110524237 gene encoding interaptin isoform X2 has product MMMDNGDFTNTLHTFEDLPCKGLGDKMSNASNSRCSSPAYGVPSDEGNQPSESHSDIIRQLHDEIDRSKMSYKEVEAMVHAHMKDDVQSYLISSDRTFLLSENDALKMELRDAKSRHETVMKSLHLSLHSAEQENKSSKLTLQQNLRLSEGKVNSMEQKLKEFEGQVLSLQHNLMASNERTQSLQKTLRFSDNRLQSLQQDLDESEKRGQSLQKSLGDSQERNQTLQHNLASFEKNNQCLSQNLSASEKKVDFLQHSNWKFEERVKSLQQTLGSSEGKVSLLQQSLKSSEEKVLSLQHDHWALDERAQSLQQSLNSSEEKLQSTQHWLKATDEKAKALKEALRSSEEKTQSLQEALGVSESWIRATKAQQQSLEKCKEELEERIKGLMQTLRATEGEHHSTVQDLQVGLQSAREKVEILQDALNRTESGHVKEVGQLQEKLNRAAKKLSSREQALHSQIAALNTKLLEEQSKASKDLERSIRYEKELQDTVKILRKKLRTQTEEKGFALNSLRMRQKDLADVQRHLQADLLRCSQVCGKEKGPQYLAPRKGGLKEEFFHLRTSLHSVLEKEAGRDDPGRQDWVQVLDEIKDWEKRAEKQVDSLDSLQSSQLLEEGGDERYQYRAGAWKSGAPPSIRSPSAVTISQRNLSTRPASPYPYGQYLGQEKRLGSSSLRGLNDSEGMQHLLTIQKRLKNLQSVEFQRNIKGLLRTS; this is encoded by the exons ATGATGATGGACAACGGAGACTTCACTAACACGCTCCACACATTTGAGGACCTGCCTTGCAAG GGTCTTGGAGACAAAATGTCAAATGCAAGCAATAGTAGATGCTCAAGTCCAGCATATGGAGTTCCTAGTGATGAGGGAAATCAACCCAGTG AATCCCATTCCGATATAATAAGACAGCTTCATGATGAAATAGATCGGTccaaaatgtcatacaaagaagtAGAGGCTATGGTCCATGCCCACATGAag GATGACGTGCAGAGTTACCTGATCTCGTCCGACCGAACATTCCTACTCTCTGAGAACGATGCCCTGAAAATGGAGCTCAGAGATGCCAAGTCTCGACATGAGACTGTGATGAAGAGCCTGCacctttcccttcactctgctgAACAAGAAAACAAGAGCTCCAAGCTCACACTCCAGCAGAACCTCAGACTTTCTGAGGGCAAGGTAAACTCCATGGAGCAGAAACTCAAGGAGTTTGAAGGACAGGTCCTGTCCTTGCAGCACAATCTCATGGCCTCTAATGAAAGGACTCAGAGTCTGCAGAAAACCCTCCGGTTCTCTGACAATAGGCTCCAGTCCCTTCAGCAGGACCTGGACGAGTCTGAGAAGAGAGGCCAAAGCCTGCAGAAAAGCCTTGGGGACTCccaagagaggaaccagactctgcAACATAACCTGGCTTCCTTTGAGAAGAACAACCAGTGCCTTAGCCAGAACCTTAGCGCTTCAGAGAAAAAGGTTGACTTCCTTCAGCACAGTAACTGGAAGTTTGAGGAGAGGGTGAAGTCTCTGCAGCAGACCCTCGGCTCTTCTGAGGGAAAGGTCTCTCTCCTGCAGCAGAGTCTGAAGTCTTCAGAGGAGAAGGTCTTATCCCTCCAACATGACCATTGGGCCTTGGATGAGAGAGCCCAGTCCCTGCAGCAGAGCCTCAACTCCTCAGAGGAAAAGCTCCAGTCGACACAACATTGGCTCAAGGCTACAGATGAGAAAGCCAAAGCCCTGAAGGAAGCTCTCAGATCTTCAGAGGAGAAGACCCAGTCCTTACAGGAGGCCCTGGGGGTCAGTGAGAGCTGGATCAGGGCAACCAAGGCCCAGCAGCAGTCTCTGGAGAAATGCaaagaggagctggaggagaggatcaagGGTTTGATGCAGACTCTCCGGGCCACTGAGGGGGAGCACCACAGCACAGTGCAGGACCTGCAGGTGGGTCTTCAGAGTGCCAGGGAGAAGGTGGAGATTCTGCAGGATGCACTGAACAGGACTGAGTCTGGGCATGTGAAGGAGGTGGGGCAGCTTCAAGAGAAACTGAACAGAGCTGCAAAAAAATTGTCTTCAAGAGAGCAGGCGCTGCACAGCCAGA TTGCTGCCTTGAACACTAAATTGCTGGAGGAGCAGTCAAAGGCAAGCAAGGACCTTGAAAGATCCATTAGATATGAGAAAGAGCTGCAAGACACTGTCAAGATTCTCAG GAAGAAGCTGAGAACTCAAACTGAGGAGAAGGGGTTTGCTCTGAATAGCCTGAGAATGCGTCAGAAGGACCTGGCGGATGTACAGCGCCACCTACAGGCAGACCTGCTGAGGTGCAGCCAGGTCTGTGGCAAGGAGAAGGGACCGCAGTACTTAGCCCCCCGCAAGGGTGGCCTGAAGGAGGAGTTCTTCCACCTGAGAACCAGCCTGCACTCCGTCCTGGAGAAGGAGGCTGGGAGAGACGACCCAGGGAGGCAAGACTGGGTGCAGGTGTTAGACGAGATCAAGGACTGGGAGAAAAGGGCAGAAAAACAG GTGGACAGTTTAGATTCTCTGCAGAGTTCCCAGCTGCTGGAAGAAGGAGGGGATGAAAGGTACCAATATAGAGCAGGAGCATGGAAAAGTGGAGCACCACCCTCCATCCGTTCCCCTTCTGCTGTGACGATTTCCCAGAGGAACCTCTCTACGAGGCCTGCTTCTCCATATCCCTATGG GCAATATCTAGGGCAGGAGAAGAGGCTTGGGTCTAGCTCCCTCCGTGGCTTGAATGATTCTGAAGGCATGCAGCATTTACTAACAATCCAAAAAAGACTGAAGAACCTCCAGTCAG TTGAATTCCAGAGGAATATCAAGGGTTTACTCCGGACCTCATAG
- the LOC110524237 gene encoding interaptin isoform X3, with product MMMDNGDFTNTLHTFEDLPCKDDVQSYLISSDRTFLLSENDALKMELRDAKSRHETVMKSLHLSLHSAEQENKSSKLTLQQNLRLSEGKVNSMEQKLKEFEGQVLSLQHNLMASNERTQSLQKTLRFSDNRLQSLQQDLDESEKRGQSLQKSLGDSQERNQTLQHNLASFEKNNQCLSQNLSASEKKVDFLQHSNWKFEERVKSLQQTLGSSEGKVSLLQQSLKSSEEKVLSLQHDHWALDERAQSLQQSLNSSEEKLQSTQHWLKATDEKAKALKEALRSSEEKTQSLQEALGVSESWIRATKAQQQSLEKCKEELEERIKGLMQTLRATEGEHHSTVQDLQVGLQSAREKVEILQDALNRTESGHVKEVGQLQEKLNRAAKKLSSREQALHSQIAALNTKLLEEQSKASKDLERSIRYEKELQDTVKILRKKLRTQTEEKGFALNSLRMRQKDLADVQRHLQADLLRCSQVCGKEKGPQYLAPRKGGLKEEFFHLRTSLHSVLEKEAGRDDPGRQDWVQVLDEIKDWEKRAEKQVDSLDSLQSSQLLEEGGDERYQYRAGAWKSGAPPSIRSPSAVTISQRNLSTRPASPYPYGQYLGQEKRLGSSSLRGLNDSEGMQHLLTIQKRLKNLQSVEFQRNIKGLLRTS from the exons ATGATGATGGACAACGGAGACTTCACTAACACGCTCCACACATTTGAGGACCTGCCTTGCAAG GATGACGTGCAGAGTTACCTGATCTCGTCCGACCGAACATTCCTACTCTCTGAGAACGATGCCCTGAAAATGGAGCTCAGAGATGCCAAGTCTCGACATGAGACTGTGATGAAGAGCCTGCacctttcccttcactctgctgAACAAGAAAACAAGAGCTCCAAGCTCACACTCCAGCAGAACCTCAGACTTTCTGAGGGCAAGGTAAACTCCATGGAGCAGAAACTCAAGGAGTTTGAAGGACAGGTCCTGTCCTTGCAGCACAATCTCATGGCCTCTAATGAAAGGACTCAGAGTCTGCAGAAAACCCTCCGGTTCTCTGACAATAGGCTCCAGTCCCTTCAGCAGGACCTGGACGAGTCTGAGAAGAGAGGCCAAAGCCTGCAGAAAAGCCTTGGGGACTCccaagagaggaaccagactctgcAACATAACCTGGCTTCCTTTGAGAAGAACAACCAGTGCCTTAGCCAGAACCTTAGCGCTTCAGAGAAAAAGGTTGACTTCCTTCAGCACAGTAACTGGAAGTTTGAGGAGAGGGTGAAGTCTCTGCAGCAGACCCTCGGCTCTTCTGAGGGAAAGGTCTCTCTCCTGCAGCAGAGTCTGAAGTCTTCAGAGGAGAAGGTCTTATCCCTCCAACATGACCATTGGGCCTTGGATGAGAGAGCCCAGTCCCTGCAGCAGAGCCTCAACTCCTCAGAGGAAAAGCTCCAGTCGACACAACATTGGCTCAAGGCTACAGATGAGAAAGCCAAAGCCCTGAAGGAAGCTCTCAGATCTTCAGAGGAGAAGACCCAGTCCTTACAGGAGGCCCTGGGGGTCAGTGAGAGCTGGATCAGGGCAACCAAGGCCCAGCAGCAGTCTCTGGAGAAATGCaaagaggagctggaggagaggatcaagGGTTTGATGCAGACTCTCCGGGCCACTGAGGGGGAGCACCACAGCACAGTGCAGGACCTGCAGGTGGGTCTTCAGAGTGCCAGGGAGAAGGTGGAGATTCTGCAGGATGCACTGAACAGGACTGAGTCTGGGCATGTGAAGGAGGTGGGGCAGCTTCAAGAGAAACTGAACAGAGCTGCAAAAAAATTGTCTTCAAGAGAGCAGGCGCTGCACAGCCAGA TTGCTGCCTTGAACACTAAATTGCTGGAGGAGCAGTCAAAGGCAAGCAAGGACCTTGAAAGATCCATTAGATATGAGAAAGAGCTGCAAGACACTGTCAAGATTCTCAG GAAGAAGCTGAGAACTCAAACTGAGGAGAAGGGGTTTGCTCTGAATAGCCTGAGAATGCGTCAGAAGGACCTGGCGGATGTACAGCGCCACCTACAGGCAGACCTGCTGAGGTGCAGCCAGGTCTGTGGCAAGGAGAAGGGACCGCAGTACTTAGCCCCCCGCAAGGGTGGCCTGAAGGAGGAGTTCTTCCACCTGAGAACCAGCCTGCACTCCGTCCTGGAGAAGGAGGCTGGGAGAGACGACCCAGGGAGGCAAGACTGGGTGCAGGTGTTAGACGAGATCAAGGACTGGGAGAAAAGGGCAGAAAAACAG GTGGACAGTTTAGATTCTCTGCAGAGTTCCCAGCTGCTGGAAGAAGGAGGGGATGAAAGGTACCAATATAGAGCAGGAGCATGGAAAAGTGGAGCACCACCCTCCATCCGTTCCCCTTCTGCTGTGACGATTTCCCAGAGGAACCTCTCTACGAGGCCTGCTTCTCCATATCCCTATGG GCAATATCTAGGGCAGGAGAAGAGGCTTGGGTCTAGCTCCCTCCGTGGCTTGAATGATTCTGAAGGCATGCAGCATTTACTAACAATCCAAAAAAGACTGAAGAACCTCCAGTCAG TTGAATTCCAGAGGAATATCAAGGGTTTACTCCGGACCTCATAG
- the LOC110524237 gene encoding interaptin isoform X1: protein MMMDNGDFTNTLHTFEDLPCKGLGDKMSNASNSRCSSPAYGVPSDEGNQPSESHSDIIRQLHDEIDRSKMSYKEVEAMVHAHMKPILDQIRSDACKLVIKSSALEDGCHRKDQQDRHILLHIPSLQELLLKLAFTKNSDDVQSYLISSDRTFLLSENDALKMELRDAKSRHETVMKSLHLSLHSAEQENKSSKLTLQQNLRLSEGKVNSMEQKLKEFEGQVLSLQHNLMASNERTQSLQKTLRFSDNRLQSLQQDLDESEKRGQSLQKSLGDSQERNQTLQHNLASFEKNNQCLSQNLSASEKKVDFLQHSNWKFEERVKSLQQTLGSSEGKVSLLQQSLKSSEEKVLSLQHDHWALDERAQSLQQSLNSSEEKLQSTQHWLKATDEKAKALKEALRSSEEKTQSLQEALGVSESWIRATKAQQQSLEKCKEELEERIKGLMQTLRATEGEHHSTVQDLQVGLQSAREKVEILQDALNRTESGHVKEVGQLQEKLNRAAKKLSSREQALHSQIAALNTKLLEEQSKASKDLERSIRYEKELQDTVKILRKKLRTQTEEKGFALNSLRMRQKDLADVQRHLQADLLRCSQVCGKEKGPQYLAPRKGGLKEEFFHLRTSLHSVLEKEAGRDDPGRQDWVQVLDEIKDWEKRAEKQVDSLDSLQSSQLLEEGGDERYQYRAGAWKSGAPPSIRSPSAVTISQRNLSTRPASPYPYGQYLGQEKRLGSSSLRGLNDSEGMQHLLTIQKRLKNLQSVEFQRNIKGLLRTS, encoded by the exons ATGATGATGGACAACGGAGACTTCACTAACACGCTCCACACATTTGAGGACCTGCCTTGCAAG GGTCTTGGAGACAAAATGTCAAATGCAAGCAATAGTAGATGCTCAAGTCCAGCATATGGAGTTCCTAGTGATGAGGGAAATCAACCCAGTG AATCCCATTCCGATATAATAAGACAGCTTCATGATGAAATAGATCGGTccaaaatgtcatacaaagaagtAGAGGCTATGGTCCATGCCCACATGAag CCTATTTTGGATCAAATTCGTTCAGATGCATGTAAATTGGTGATTAAGTCATCAGCATTGGAGGATGGCTGTCACAGGAAAGACCAGCAGGACAGACACATTCTCTTACACATCCCCTCCCTCCAAGAGCTCCTTTTGAAATTAGCCTTTACAAAAAACTCA GATGACGTGCAGAGTTACCTGATCTCGTCCGACCGAACATTCCTACTCTCTGAGAACGATGCCCTGAAAATGGAGCTCAGAGATGCCAAGTCTCGACATGAGACTGTGATGAAGAGCCTGCacctttcccttcactctgctgAACAAGAAAACAAGAGCTCCAAGCTCACACTCCAGCAGAACCTCAGACTTTCTGAGGGCAAGGTAAACTCCATGGAGCAGAAACTCAAGGAGTTTGAAGGACAGGTCCTGTCCTTGCAGCACAATCTCATGGCCTCTAATGAAAGGACTCAGAGTCTGCAGAAAACCCTCCGGTTCTCTGACAATAGGCTCCAGTCCCTTCAGCAGGACCTGGACGAGTCTGAGAAGAGAGGCCAAAGCCTGCAGAAAAGCCTTGGGGACTCccaagagaggaaccagactctgcAACATAACCTGGCTTCCTTTGAGAAGAACAACCAGTGCCTTAGCCAGAACCTTAGCGCTTCAGAGAAAAAGGTTGACTTCCTTCAGCACAGTAACTGGAAGTTTGAGGAGAGGGTGAAGTCTCTGCAGCAGACCCTCGGCTCTTCTGAGGGAAAGGTCTCTCTCCTGCAGCAGAGTCTGAAGTCTTCAGAGGAGAAGGTCTTATCCCTCCAACATGACCATTGGGCCTTGGATGAGAGAGCCCAGTCCCTGCAGCAGAGCCTCAACTCCTCAGAGGAAAAGCTCCAGTCGACACAACATTGGCTCAAGGCTACAGATGAGAAAGCCAAAGCCCTGAAGGAAGCTCTCAGATCTTCAGAGGAGAAGACCCAGTCCTTACAGGAGGCCCTGGGGGTCAGTGAGAGCTGGATCAGGGCAACCAAGGCCCAGCAGCAGTCTCTGGAGAAATGCaaagaggagctggaggagaggatcaagGGTTTGATGCAGACTCTCCGGGCCACTGAGGGGGAGCACCACAGCACAGTGCAGGACCTGCAGGTGGGTCTTCAGAGTGCCAGGGAGAAGGTGGAGATTCTGCAGGATGCACTGAACAGGACTGAGTCTGGGCATGTGAAGGAGGTGGGGCAGCTTCAAGAGAAACTGAACAGAGCTGCAAAAAAATTGTCTTCAAGAGAGCAGGCGCTGCACAGCCAGA TTGCTGCCTTGAACACTAAATTGCTGGAGGAGCAGTCAAAGGCAAGCAAGGACCTTGAAAGATCCATTAGATATGAGAAAGAGCTGCAAGACACTGTCAAGATTCTCAG GAAGAAGCTGAGAACTCAAACTGAGGAGAAGGGGTTTGCTCTGAATAGCCTGAGAATGCGTCAGAAGGACCTGGCGGATGTACAGCGCCACCTACAGGCAGACCTGCTGAGGTGCAGCCAGGTCTGTGGCAAGGAGAAGGGACCGCAGTACTTAGCCCCCCGCAAGGGTGGCCTGAAGGAGGAGTTCTTCCACCTGAGAACCAGCCTGCACTCCGTCCTGGAGAAGGAGGCTGGGAGAGACGACCCAGGGAGGCAAGACTGGGTGCAGGTGTTAGACGAGATCAAGGACTGGGAGAAAAGGGCAGAAAAACAG GTGGACAGTTTAGATTCTCTGCAGAGTTCCCAGCTGCTGGAAGAAGGAGGGGATGAAAGGTACCAATATAGAGCAGGAGCATGGAAAAGTGGAGCACCACCCTCCATCCGTTCCCCTTCTGCTGTGACGATTTCCCAGAGGAACCTCTCTACGAGGCCTGCTTCTCCATATCCCTATGG GCAATATCTAGGGCAGGAGAAGAGGCTTGGGTCTAGCTCCCTCCGTGGCTTGAATGATTCTGAAGGCATGCAGCATTTACTAACAATCCAAAAAAGACTGAAGAACCTCCAGTCAG TTGAATTCCAGAGGAATATCAAGGGTTTACTCCGGACCTCATAG